One window of Methanobacterium alkalithermotolerans genomic DNA carries:
- a CDS encoding AAA family ATPase, whose protein sequence is MKSPEEEIKSIGCLLSENGYLTDHNITVTVFLSLKLKKPILVEGPPGTGKTELSKAVARALKRDFFRIQCYEGITFEQIVGEWNYQKQLLHLEISRLKEDSEDVFQDEFFIKRPLLSAFVNAKPSVILIDEIDKADEEVESFLLQALGERQITVNDLGTFEMENELIVFLTSNSQRNLLDETKDRCLYLYIDYPSLEREIEIVTALMPEAPPALVEAVVKAVQRIRNFPLIKKPSIRATVDWVKTMVALGHDELQEESFQETVGVVLKNQDDKKKVEDHFFK, encoded by the coding sequence ATGAAATCTCCTGAAGAGGAAATAAAATCAATAGGATGTTTATTATCTGAAAATGGGTATCTAACTGACCATAATATTACTGTAACCGTTTTTTTATCTTTAAAACTTAAAAAACCCATACTGGTAGAAGGGCCCCCTGGGACGGGGAAAACTGAACTCTCCAAGGCAGTGGCACGCGCATTAAAAAGGGATTTTTTTAGAATTCAATGCTATGAAGGCATAACTTTTGAACAGATTGTTGGTGAATGGAATTACCAAAAACAACTTCTTCATCTGGAGATTTCTAGATTGAAAGAAGATAGTGAGGATGTTTTTCAAGACGAATTTTTTATTAAAAGACCCTTACTTTCGGCTTTTGTTAATGCAAAACCTTCGGTTATATTAATTGATGAAATAGATAAGGCCGATGAAGAAGTGGAAAGCTTTCTTTTACAGGCCCTGGGAGAAAGACAGATAACGGTAAATGATCTGGGAACCTTTGAAATGGAAAATGAATTAATAGTATTTTTAACTTCCAACTCTCAGAGAAACTTACTGGATGAAACCAAAGACCGTTGTTTATATTTATATATTGACTATCCCTCCCTGGAAAGAGAAATAGAAATTGTAACGGCACTTATGCCTGAAGCACCCCCTGCTCTTGTGGAAGCGGTGGTAAAAGCGGTTCAGAGAATAAGAAATTTCCCTCTGATTAAAAAACCATCGATACGTGCTACTGTGGACTGGGTTAAAACCATGGTGGCCCTGGGGCATGATGAACTACAAGAAGAATCATTCCAGGAAACGGTGGGAGTGGTGCTTAAAAACCAGGACGACAAAAAAAAGGTGGAAGATCATTTTTTCAAATAG